gcTAGCTAAAtttagctattttttttttcaaaaataattatttccGTTTCCCTTTacacaataaaaattataatttaccGCATTAAAACCAGTATTtcattatgcatataaattaaataaaattctgGTTAAAATTTGaggatataataaatggtgtgtatgtatatgtCTTTGTTAAAAGTGTGTACAATGAAGActgataaatattaataaaatattaaaatttattacatatatttgtgtCATCACATTTAGCTAGCTCTAAGTGTGTTGTGTGTGTATCAATATGTTGTTTcgttacattttttaaattattaaatctataaaataatgtaacTTAACAATGTTGTCACGATTCCACATTTATTGATATTgctaaaattatttgtatttctttttttttttttttggtttatataaaaaattgtttttttccttgctgttcataattattaatgaaAACACAACTAGCTAAATgctaataaaatttgaaaaaaaaaacaataaaataacataaaaatgtcAAAAAAGTAGTAAAtcatactatttttactatcataaccttttttatattaaaaccggtatttcattatataccAAAACTCAtgattaatataaatttcgAGGAGTTGTTAATTTGACCAAGTTGTTttgtttaataaaataatatttaaaaaaattaatattgatttgtgtttaatttttaaatattacgATTTTAAccttattatttgaatatatacaattgggtacgtataaatataaaatctCTAAATGAGAATGTGGAATgtcattttaatttttgtaaattttatacaacattttcatcataaatattatgcaaTATGATCACTACAAacatgtgtatatattattgtatgATATACAGTTTTTTATAAAGCattgtaattattttaagaTAGTTATTTAACTATGAAAAGGGATTGaaatagaataaaaaaagaaaagataTCATAACAACAATAAAAGGGGAAGACCTATTTTCCTATAAGTATAAGATATTTCTTACAATAATTTTACTGCAAcatattctatattattatattgtttcATTTGTGATACTTCGCTTTAGGAATAAAACAACAAATAAAAGGtttaaagtatatataataataaagtaaaATTTATGCCTTAAGCTAGTAATAATAGGGCTTATAAATAGGTGTATATAAAACTATAgttttttacttatttataatagtaTTAATAAGGGGATAATGactttacattttttaacttgtttatttttatatagagataataataaatataaaataacaataaatatagaaaaatatgcatacacttttattaattacattttacaagagaaaaatattttttcatttttaattttataaattataaatactaATTGGATaagcatatattaatactagcaattttttatttccattttattttcataattcctagagaaaatatgttataagGGTATACTAGAGAGAGTAAATTGGATTAGGGGGACaagaaaacaaataaaagtacataaaaaaatacaagcATATAAAAGctataatattatgtatgATTAATGTAAAATGCtttaatatgaatataataaaaagcgTAATTGCGAATcgttattttataataacaagcatgctaaaaaaatatataattggataattttacataatttgtattttatttttgtgtttgttccatgcatatatatttttttatttgcgtTAATTTCTATATgcttaataatatatgcaatttaaattgtatttaaatatatttcctgTATGTATCTCTCAATACTACATATTAAAggtaaaaacaattttgtttaaatgCGAAATgggaatataaaatttataatgttACTATACCCCTTTGTGTAGTTGCggaaacaaaatatatattgaaattaaaaaaaaaaaattataacgttttttttttcgaagTTTACTAGGTGCTTCGACAAAAAAAAGCTGAAAAAATTGCCTTTGGGAAAATTTGTCtgtatgaatataaatatatttttctatgtGGCAAATATAATCAATATGATAAGtgtattaaattttaagaaataaaattaccgcgaaacaaatttaaaaacgGGATATagcataatattataagaaaaataatacataaaatatttatttattatatacatacaaaaaatacatggacaataaagaaaataagaaaattaataaaaaaaaatataattgttaaaactataaatattttatacatatatataaagttaAACATGTTTCActtttctattttatttcaatttatattattatacatatattaaatacatattaatttttttttataaaaacaattttcatcattattatatataatattttatctctataaattttatttcattgtGTCCTtagattattatatttacatataatagTTACAAAAATTCCatagaatatttaaaaaaaaaaacaagaaaGAAAGAAAACGAAAGCTTAAAACTTGATTTTCCAACactctttttttatgttatacTCATGTTATagtttatcattatttttgtttcctacatttaaattatattattatagttTCATATGCATTACTTCccctgtttttttttgatttattattattttacttgCCTATACAAATTcacattttaatttataacaatttttacataatatatatattgttttaaatatcgCGAAAGGCTTAACCATATTTTACATACGACTGTcactattattaaatagcttgttatatatacataattgcGAAtagcatatgcatatttacacgctaatatattatatatacatgaataaataatacgAAGTCAAACCCccatatataatgcatGCATTTAATAACTACGACAGTATTCATATGTATAGCATTCCAGtgctatatttataatgtaAAATTACAGTAGCATGCTCTACAcgcatttaaatatatatcaatacaacatatcattttttaatacactattatttatatttggtataatgaattttatGCTATAGTATAGTATTAAAAAcccttaaaaaaaaagtggtatatctaaattaaaatttttttatgttttgacatgtatacacatatgtaaataaaaaaaaaaatataatttacataTGTAAAATGTATACCCCCCCACACACTTTAGAGAACACCCTTATTCAGTATTCTCtactaatattaaaaattcataatttttttatattttaatttttcatatattctttaagtatatatatataaattttttttttatcagaACAATACATATAACGCTCttgaattttattattatattttttttttttataaataatacatttttaaatatggtAGAACactatatgtatatacacatatatatatgctatatttatatctatatataacagtttattgtttataattttacaaCATTATTGTCCTAAGTAATATATCGACAGTTTagtgtaatatatattgttttatttatagacgcctttttatagtttttttttcttttagtATTATTTCGTGTTCTTttgcatattataattatatattttttttatttttgatcaTTATTTGGATTATATCTGCTAACATTCTTGATAaatagtaaataaataaattatatattttttcatattatatatataccttcgtttttttttttttttttttaaaagttgtcttttttgttttattaatatataatatctttaaataaaattgataaaattttatttttatgtgtttatagttttcttttttattttaaaaacaccatttgtgtaaaaaaaataatatattttaacttatatatattatatatataagtttaGTATCTGAATTTAGTTTAATGCTTATTTAGGCTTaagtacatatattataatttatttttattttattatatattttttttttttctctcttTTCCTGTTCTTGTTTATCTTGTTCTTGTGCTTTTttcacatatattttttttttatatgcttttatttattttttaatgtaataaataaatatataatattgcaAAGTTTTAATGATTAGTAAGCATTAGTCCAATAATCATTTCGTTTTTAAGTTGAGCTTATTCTTTAGCAAGTAGTGTAGTAGtgcttattattttaaaagttgATGCATACACATACATATAAGGCTAAATATTTCCAacttacatataaaaaaaaaattcaaaaaattatttttataaaatattttattcattattattatacacatatgtgtatgtaatatgtatatgaatatacgtatgcataatttatcttttattttttcatattattttatatattttttttacgtttttattgtaaagatataaataaattacaatATACTAAAtcgtttctttttttttttatcgtAAACAGTTTTAtcattgtatttatttttcatgcccttatttttgttacttTGCTATTTACcattgttcatattttttctggTTACTTTGaattttaatatgaatCAACAATTGTTGAAACGCTAGAAAGAATTAAATACgatatttttctaattaAAATCTTAATGTATGTACATAAGTGAAAATAcatgcatacatatttatgaatatatatatatacataagcTTATACATGTAAATACGAATTTATAcgaaatacatttttatttagagTGCATTGGTGAGAGTATATACATGCATGCATctatttgttatatatatcctaTTTATtgcttttaaaattttatatgcaaaataagatatatatatatatttatatttatttattttaagcAAGCTCTAAAGAAATTATTTGgttatgttttatatttataaatacttTTATGGGCAACAAATAGAACCATATAAAAGATACATACATTTTATGTCTACTGATAAGAGCAATTGTGGTGAGAGTATTTATAAGTGTGTTATTTTGCTCTCCtatgtaattatatatatgcttacATAAGTACGTACGATCATTGAGAGATATACATATACTAAAacgattatatatataccaaTTTTCAAAGCAATTTATATCTAATTCAAAACGagtataaacaaaaaagaaaaaaaacatataacttatttttacaaaaaaaaaaaaaacaataacaCCAGGTGCCTATACATTGATaggtaatatataaaactacttattcaaaatttatgtagaaaaaatgatgacCAAAAACGTGAATAATCAATCACCATTAGTTGTGACTCAAATACCacgaaaaaaacaattttataaaactaAAATGTGCCCATGGTTTTTTTCTGGGAGATGTGATAGAGGTATAGATTGTTTGTTTGCACATTCACAAGAAGAATTAAATCCAATTCCTGATTTATCATTTACTAGCTTATGCCCATTAGCAAAAAAATCAGgattatgtaaaaatgaaaaatgtagTTATGCACATTCAGTATGTGAATTAAGACCTACAGgagatttatataaaactgCACCATGTACTAAATTTTTAAGAGGGAAATGCAATGCTGAATCTCATTGTCGACATGCTCATTATATTGAAGAATTAAGACCATTACCTGGAAATATATCCCCATCACAAAATGCAATAAATTTGATGTTAGCTGCACCTTTAACAGCTTctatgcaaaaaataagcaaacctaaaaataatttttttatggatGAGAATAGAggaaatttaaataataatggtgttggcaaaaaaaatgaaaaagatttaaaaaattcgaCTTCAATATcatgtaataattattcattacaaaatagtttaaataatactagatttggaaaaaaatatatgaaaaatgcaAGTGTTGATAATAGTATTTTATTAGGAACTAGTAATATGGACTTAAACCCAAGCAATAGTAACAATAGCATACATAGCCATGTTACTtcaaatatgaataataataatgagcTAGCTATTCATAacaatattaatgaaaatattcttaacaatataatgaatactactaataataatggaaataataatatgaacaagCCATATAGAAAAAGTTCCTCTTACTCAAGTAAATTATATGCTCTCTTAAAAGGtaaagataataaagatggaaacaatatgaataacttaaaatttaaatcctttttaatgaataaccatgatatgaataatacCAACAATGCCAATGCTAGTAATAGTAGTGCAGGCATATTAAGCAACTTTAATATTCGAAAAATCCATAGTGCAGGAAATAAAAGTAGTGACAATACTAATGGAGGATATAAATctataaatgaaatgatGAATCAAGATATGAATATGAACTGTTCGATAAATAGTAACAATAGAGGAGGACCAGGAGCATTGGTTAAAAAGGGAACAAGCAtgacaaataataatactatgGTAAAAACAGGAAATGGAAATATGGGAGGATCAAATATGAGTATTGGAATGAACACAAAAATGAATTCAAATGTAAGTATGGCTAGTGGACATAGTAATATAACTAACCAACATTATGGAATTAATAGAggacaaaaaaatgatgggCTACATTATTCTTCATTCTCAACTAAAGAACCTTCATCACCTATGAGAATCCCAAGTAATTCATCTAAAGAATATGCTGAAGGTAATGAAACTAATTTAGTAGACACAATTGAGCATATGGAAATAACAGCACAAGATAGCGTATTAAAAGTTATTGAAgatgataatgaaaaatttaatactAGTGATATCAAAaagttttttaaattattacaaaTGACAAATgctaataattataatgatgaaaattttttatataatgatgCAGATATGAATCAAGgtgttaataataacatgTATGAGCAATATAAATCTCCATCTATACCAgcaaatattatgaaacaACAAATGAACCCAGATTTATCACGCACACCTGAGCAATATTcccaaaataataatgtaaataataacaatgcaaataataataataataaatatgacataaatgataatattaaaaacatttataaaataaataacaataatttgGCTAGCTGCTCCAATTTCTGGAATTTCCCCGAAGATGAATTTCCAGCACCAGCTTCAAAAATTGCACAAGATGTAGAGATATTTGATTATTGAAAAgttaacaaataaaatcgAATACCCAATTTGCGCAATGCGTAAGTATACAATATTtgctatttatttaaatccaAAATTTTCGTATTTGTAAAGTTCAAGTAATGCCTAAACATACATAACCACAACatatgatgataaaaaaaataatttagtgGTATGTAAAATGAAAGAGTATGGCACACATTATGCATAGTAACCATAACTATCATTATAATGAAGTctccaaaaaatattttatttttatgtattagAAATAGCCGCATGCTTTATGTATATGAATGTACTTTTGTgcgtgttttttttttttttttttttttttttttgatcaGATTTTAATCTTTTGGAATTATTCAAATCCCAATttgaatatgtataatatatatattatataattttttattttaaatgtgTCAATTCATTATgcaaaaatttatattattttatgcgTTCCTCGAATCTATTATATGCCTATGCATTGTAGAtttgtatacatatatatctatatatataacgcACGCTTTATTTACATGCTGTGTATGTGGcgcatattatatatgccgAACATACatattacatatgtatattatatatatgtgcatattttaatttcttttattatgtatCCTCATTTCATTACGCAGTTAATTAAAtgttatgaatatatataatacccTCCTATAAATGTAaagtgtatttttttttatatatcgTCCCTTATTTGTCAAGTTTTCTGAgtaatgttttatttcatttttaaatattcatttttgttttaaaatcaatgtattatttcatatcttgttttattaatattacatatatgttATGCTATAagcaatttattttatatgagaTGGTTCGAAACtcaaaaaacaattaaCACATTCATGTTATGTTgtgtatattaaataaatatatataatcttAAATATTAGGAAATAATATTCCGTCTTTCGAAAATACAATGCCATTTTGCTTGAAAATTAAGTAGGGCaaagtaaaaattaatCAAGCAAATGGCAAATAATAAGATTGTGTTTGTTCTccttaaataaaaaagatgaaaattgCCATTGGAAAtgaaactatttttttcgtttaaaGTTTTATAATTCAACGAATAAAGAGGTCAAAATAAACTAAAGAATGTGTATGAGTATATATGTGCTAAGACTGCacatgtatatttaaaaattaggaaaatggaaaatactgatttcttatattattttttataactgGTTAAGGCGCTAAAAACCAAATAGTCTAATTCACTATTTTAAAGTTTTATAAATCAATagtaaataattcaaaaaagtACCAATTTACCTTATATgttcataaatatgtgATATTTACATTGccaaaatttagaaaaccaaatttatacatacctatttttattaaccgttcataaaatttttattcttttaagtagtaatttatatatgtaattagctaaaatatgtaaatagctagcatatttttattaattccctttaatttccctttttattatgtacaGCAATATTATTCTACATAAAAAGGATAAgctaattatattaaaaaaaaattatgcatacaattaattatatatatattaatatgcaATAAAACAAGTATTTTTACTAAATGATGAATATGATATTACAAGTtgaatttatgttttttattttttatatactaaataaatatactacCAATTTAACCgtttaattatattcgattaaaaataataatatatgaataaaatttataaataataaaatatgctgTTTTTTATCACGCTacaatatgcatatttattaccGACATATGGGTTTGCtttacattttaataattattaaataatgaatatttacTACGCATGTATTTTCCATAAATTTGAAgggcaaaaaaaaaagttttcaTCACACTATAGCTcgtttaaatattaaatgtcGTTTTcatatggaaaataataatataatctaatattattaatagaaGCTTCcgatatatattatgcattaaaaaatgcaagagagtatttacaaaaaactAAATAAATGGAGGTAATAAGCGTGCATAATTATTCTCTTAATGGTATATTGTAAAATACATTAATTAAACTTTATTTCTTTGTTATATGCATTAGATAAtgtactatatatatattttactttttaaaaataaaggaaaatttttactataaaataatattatataaataatatttattgctactttattttaatatttgtttgtTAAAGCTtcctaaaaatatttaatatatgctaaaaatatattaaaattttattaaaataaattataaattttataacatGACTAGAAAATAACATGATTTacattgtattatttttaatgcatACATAGAAagtttaattttataaaaataaataataaataattatatagttatatatttttactgtatagaataataaaagttgaatgtttatatttttgaataataaattatttaataattcttttattttaattttaaattttaaaaaaataaaaataacaccACAACACAATTAGgctatatttaataatatatatattttttttaacctTGTAAattgcataaatatattaaatatttttatatgattttagtataattttttataaataagtagCAACCCTTTGTATGCATACcgataataaagaaacacatatatataaataatatgcatattgtAGTGCTTGTGTAgaatcataatatttttaaatatatatatttcattgtgacatatttattaaactgCATAGCTAAGGTATGCTATTtaattgttatattttgttgttTGTACAATAAgttcttttaattatatgctAAATATTCCTGTAGGAAATTAAGCACACGGTTTTAACcagattatttttaaattttatattgtatttaaaaaaaagatagtACAAAATGTTTACTAGCACGGGTAAGCTTCTTTATTCTGTTGAATATAGCCCGTCCAAGAGTAAGGACTCGACAGGTGTTTTCAGAAATCCAAAGTTCAAAGATAAGTTGGTAGATAATTTTGACGAGGTTCCATTAACTAGTGTATGGGATGGGTTTAATAAATCAGCtgagaaatataaaaataagcaatGCTTTGGTACAAGAGTTCGTAAAGATGGTAAATTAGGTGAATATCAATGGAAAACATTTCAAGAAGTACGAGAATTGATTATATTAGTTGGTTCCggtttaataaataagaaTGTATGTCCAGTAATTGATTGTGAAGATCCAACAGTTCCCAAAGGACGATTTTTAGGTTTATATTTACCTAATTGTGAAGAATGGAATATATGTGATTTTAGTTGTAACgcatttaatattattaccgTACCTTTATATGATTCATTAGGTATTGAATCTagcaaatttatattagaTCAAACAATGATGCAAACAATTACATGTAATAAACCATGTGCCttgaaattattaaaatctTTGGGATCATTTGAAcaaatgtttataaaaacattaatattagttgaaaaagaaatagatccagaaataaaaaaattaagtagtcaattaaatataaaaatagtaacatGGGATGATTTAATAGAATcaggaaagaaaaaaagattAGAACCCAAACCaggaaaattaaatgatatttGTTCAATATGTTATACATCTGGTACTACTGGATATCCTAAGGGAGTTATAATGACTAACCACAATTTTGTTGCACAAATGGCCTCATCATGTTATGGACCCATAAAATTACCTAATCTTATTATAGATGAAAAAGATACCCATTTATCTTATCTTCCATTAGcacatatttatgaaagGATTATGTtgtctatatttatatacttaGGTATAAGAATTGGATATTACTCAGGAAATATATTAGCTTTGACTGATGATATTCAAGCATTGAAACCAACTTTATTTCTTAGTGTACCTAGATTATATAATAGAAtacatgaaaaaatatgcaattctttaaaaaaaaaacccTCGCTTTTACAATCATTGTTTAATAAGGGACTTGatcagaaaataaaaaaattaaatagtaCTGGTAATCCTTCTAGTTTTTTTTGGgatacattattatttaataaagcaaaaaaaatattaggtGGAAATGTAAGAGGAATGTTAAATGGTTCTGCTCCTCTTGGTGTAGAAGTAGCAAAGAgattaaaatgtatattctCTGTTCCATTAATGGAAGGGTTTGGTATGACTGAAGGATTGggttgtttatttattacaaataCTTATGATAAGGATGTAGGACATATTGGTGGTCCCTTACCAGCTACTGAATTTAGATTAGTATCCGTACCagaaatgaattatttagTTACTGATAATCCACCAAGGGGTGAATTGCTTTTAAGAGGCCCAACAATATGTAGTTTAGGATATTTTAAGTTAGAGAAAGAAACAAGTGAATTGATAGATGAAGAAGGATGGATGAGAACAGGTGATATTGCTTGCTTTAGCTCAAACAATTCATTAACTATTATTGatagaaagaaaaatatatttaaattatcacAAGGTGAATATGTAGCAgtagaaaaaatagaatcagtttataaacaatcattatttattgggCAGATATTTGTTTTTGGATATTCGCATGAATCCTTTTTAGTATGTATTGTTTTCCCATCTTTTGATACAATGGAAATATGGgcaaaggaaaataaaataaataaaccaaatgatgaaattataaaattagaaaaattcaaaaatgaTGTTATCCAAGATTTAGTTAAAATCggtaaaaataatggacTAAATGGATATGAACAAATTAAagatattcattttattatggATGGATTTACTATTGAAAATGATTTGATGACACCAActggaaaaataaaaagacatGCTGTACAGATTAAATTCAAACAAGATATTGACAAAATGTATGAACGTGTAAAAAAAGCACAattgaataataaagaaacgaatgcaaaataaaaaatgaaatgaaacatgatgatgatatattaaGAGAATAGTATGATTATTAACTatggtttttttttaagggatccaagtatatatatgtcatgaaaaaacaaaaggaCAATTtggttatataaaattgcaTAATCTTtgcattttatattgttttttcataattttttcttcccTTTGTTtctatgtttttttatattcttttgtttccttcttatttatttttaatttttttactaaaacgattttataaaagttGTGAccatagtatatatattattgtaaGGCTACATTTTATTCTATGCAAACTTAAAATTCATACCGtataatattacatatatatttttttttattgctgATTATTGAGAGTTTcgtaattatatacatattatttatcattttttgtattatttttactatataGTATGTATTgtatattccttttttttagggatatatatttacatacctattgaatatatatatattacgtattattaataataatagttgTGTATGTAATTGCTGAATTTAaggtttttattattaatttttatgatttgtattatacatatataaggTTCGAAATTGGCTTATATTcactatattattatttatttttaagaattttaaaaaaatatattataaagaatttatataattttacaatCCCAAACATACAGTCATATTACTGTGTGTGATAGTATGGCTAGACATGGAACTCCCCTGTTTGACAAAATTGCAaacatgaaaatatttttgtttgcCATTCATTTTGCAcgtaaatatatgtaactCTTTGGAAATTTCCAACATTTTAATACCCCTTTGATCGTACAAAGTTTTGTACACACacgtatgtatatatattttttaaatttgtaattacataatttccatttttatatcattgtAAGTCtaaaattaagaaaaaaaaatacgatatatgaaaaaggCTATTTACATATGCTTATTGTGTAGTATGTGTATTTTTTgggaaaacaaaaaaacagGATAGACTTGTAAACAAAAgggataaaataaaatttgttcTTCTAATAAGTTCATATCtagttattttttgttttatcttaaaaatatttatttttttttcttccgTATATTATTGTGTCATAATTCACTGTTACGCAATTAAgggaattattattttttaaaattattttcatatatttttttttatacttttttaatttttatttattttttatatttgttgtaGCAACattttatgcataaaaaaagtaactagtaaaaaaatatggcaTACATTCCAATTTCCTAAAATACGTACCTTATgaattgtttattttaaagcaaaaaaataagggGTACTAAAAGGGAGAGGGAAAATAAAGGTACACACAGTGgttaaagatataaaaaataaattaataaa
This Plasmodium chabaudi chabaudi strain AS genome assembly, chromosome: 12 DNA region includes the following protein-coding sequences:
- a CDS encoding acyl-CoA synthetase, putative (pfam_scan;Pfam:PF00501.24; E()=3.4E-76;score=256.4;query 52-538;description=AMP-binding;~iprscan;InterPro:IPR020845 : AMP-binding, conserved site;Prosite:PS00455; score=1.0;query 241-252;description=AMP-binding, conserved site;~iprscan;Superfamily:SSF56801; score=2.75E-92;query 34-677;description=null;~iprscan;InterPro:IPR000873 : AMP-dependent synthetase and ligase;Pfam:PF00501; score=9.1E-74;query 53-538;description=AMP-dependent synthetase/ligase) — its product is MFTSTGKLLYSVEYSPSKSKDSTGVFRNPKFKDKLVDNFDEVPLTSVWDGFNKSAEKYKNKQCFGTRVRKDGKLGEYQWKTFQEVRELIILVGSGLINKNVCPVIDCEDPTVPKGRFLGLYLPNCEEWNICDFSCNAFNIITVPLYDSLGIESSKFILDQTMMQTITCNKPCALKLLKSLGSFEQMFIKTLILVEKEIDPEIKKLSSQLNIKIVTWDDLIESGKKKRLEPKPGKLNDICSICYTSGTTGYPKGVIMTNHNFVAQMASSCYGPIKLPNLIIDEKDTHLSYLPLAHIYERIMLSIFIYLGIRIGYYSGNILALTDDIQALKPTLFLSVPRLYNRIHEKICNSLKKKPSLLQSLFNKGLDQKIKKLNSTGNPSSFFWDTLLFNKAKKILGGNVRGMLNGSAPLGVEVAKRLKCIFSVPLMEGFGMTEGLGCLFITNTYDKDVGHIGGPLPATEFRLVSVPEMNYLVTDNPPRGELLLRGPTICSLGYFKLEKETSELIDEEGWMRTGDIACFSSNNSLTIIDRKKNIFKLSQGEYVAVEKIESVYKQSLFIGQIFVFGYSHESFLVCIVFPSFDTMEIWAKENKINKPNDEIIKLEKFKNDVIQDLVKIGKNNGLNGYEQIKDIHFIMDGFTIENDLMTPTGKIKRHAVQIKFKQDIDKMYERVKKAQLNNKETNAK